The sequence below is a genomic window from Zygosaccharomyces rouxii strain CBS732 chromosome D complete sequence.
GAAGTAATAGTAACAATACAAATGTTCCACTAGGAGTTCCCAAAATATTCCATTTACACGATTTAGATATGGAGACAGAGTTTCAACCTGATGAAATAGAACTATCTCCACCGTTATACGAACGTCCGAAGAATACACAAAGTCAAAACAACTCATATATCGGGGCACGGGAAGACACCTGTGAATTAGAATATTGGCCTGATTCTGCATctacatcttcaaattcttccgTGGTTTTACCCGATAGAAGGCCAAGACAACCGGGTTTGAATCCACATTTTTTGAAACTATACGCTGCAGAAACTACGTGCAAAATCCAACAAACCTTACCGTGTGTTAATATTGATGAATCACTACTTAAACAGTTATCATATCACGATTTGCGTCAAATTAACGTTTCCACACCTCATGCATCTGGCGAGGCGATAAGATTAGCACTAGCGACAAGAAAGAAACTTTGGACTGAAATGATCAAACCGCAACGGCAAGATCTATATGGAGAATCAATCCCACAAAATCAGAGATTCGTACTTACCCATAGCCCACAACAGGGTAGACAAGGTTCTTTACTCAGGATTGATTCCGATGTTAAACCTTGGACTTTCCACGAAAATAGTACGATGTTAAGACCCTGTGGAACCCTGAAGATGGGTAGAGGTAAACCCGACGTTCAGTACGTGGTCAAAGGATGGTGCGATTCAAGATTCTCCTAAGGGGCATTTATTATAAAATGGGTAAATTATAGACATATGTGGCATATGAATTGTAAATAAATATTTTAACGATTAATACACCAGCGGCATGATTTAATGAGAAATTCTCTACGACTTTCACTTCACTTTTTTagttttttgtttttataTAGTACTATTTATTTTTACCTTAGTAGCGGAAGGTATTTAAAAGGGGCATCACCTCTTGTTGAAAACTTCAACTAAGAACTATCAAGGAGGTTTGCAATAGAAGATAAGCCTGCAGGTATTCGAAGCTTGGATTTGAGCTATTATCAAAGatggagatg
It includes:
- the GIS3 gene encoding Gis3p (some similarities with uniprot|Q7LGX3 Saccharomyces cerevisiae YLR094C GIS3 Protein of unknown function), which produces MLLHSVSCETHASKYSLHRNRGRPSLPRTCSSRNSISSSNRKQSLPNDEVSIPPSMKSVISQVGDATYVQRKKRLLDDPLQSGSNSNNTNVPLGVPKIFHLHDLDMETEFQPDEIELSPPLYERPKNTQSQNNSYIGAREDTCELEYWPDSASTSSNSSVVLPDRRPRQPGLNPHFLKLYAAETTCKIQQTLPCVNIDESLLKQLSYHDLRQINVSTPHASGEAIRLALATRKKLWTEMIKPQRQDLYGESIPQNQRFVLTHSPQQGRQGSLLRIDSDVKPWTFHENSTMLRPCGTLKMGRGKPDVQYVVKGWCDSRFS